The Natronoarchaeum philippinense genome includes the window ATCCGGAGCGCGCCGTCGTCGAGTTCGGCCTCTTGGGTACAGCCCGGGGGCTGCCAGTTGACGGGCTGTTGGCCTTCGTCGGTGTGGACGAGGATCGACCCGTCGGGTTTGAGCATCACGTGACGGTCGCCGGGGCCGAGCGTGCTCGACGCCCGGCCGTCGTACTCGACCGTACACCGGCCGAACACGGTGATCATCGCCCCCGCCTCGATCCCCTCGGCGACGCGCGCTCTGGCTTGCTCGGGCGCCGGATCGACGAGGGTGTCGGCCCGCGCCGACCGGCGGTCCTCCGTTGCGGTCACTGGCGCTCCGTAGCGCCCTCACGGGCTTAAAGCGTCTGTTCGCCGTCGGAAGGCGGGAGGCTTTTCCGGCATCCCGAGAAGTGGTTGGCGTGCTCCGCGACACCGGACTGACGGGCGCGTACGCCGGCGTCCTCGTGGGCGTGCTCGGCGCCGTCGCGTGGGCGAGCGGGAACCCATTCATCTTCCCGAGCCTCGGCCCGACCGCGTTCCTGCTGGCGCGCTCGCGCACCGGCGCCGTCGTCGCGCCCCGCCGGGTGATCGGCGGGCACGCCGTCGGCGTCGTCGCCGGACTGGCGGCCCACCACCTGATCGCGCCGGGCGCCGCGCTGTCGGTCGCCGCGCCCGCCCTTTCGACCGACGTGTTGCGTCTCGCGGTCGCCGCCGCGGTGTCTGTCGCCGCCACGAGCGTCGGGATGCTCGCCGCCGACGTGAACCACCCGCCGGCCTGCGCGACGACGCTGATCGTCTCGCTCGGGATCCTCCCGAGCCTCCGTAGCGGCGCCGTCGTCGTCGCCGCCGTAGTGGTGCTCGTCGGTGTCCACCGGGTCGCGCTCCGGGCGCGAGCGGCGGTCCTCCAAGCCGCTGGCGAGGCCTCCGAAGCCTGACCGCTCGCCGCCGTCAATCCACCGCAGTTTTGACGCCCCGGCCGATATTCGGGAGTAATGAACGACGACCTCCGCGAGCGCATCGAGCGCGAGGCCGAAAAGCACGCGCTGATCAACGCTGTCAAGCACGAGAGCGACGCCGATGTCGGGGCGATCATGGGCCCGCTGATGGGCGAGAACCCCGAGTTCCGGGAGCACGGCGACGAGATCCCCGGTATCGCCGGCGGCGTCATCGCCGAGATTAACGGACTGAGCCACGAGGAGCGCCGCGAGCGTCTCGGCGAGATAGCGCCCGAAGAGCTCAACGAACTCGACAGCGAGGACGACGAGGAAGAGGAGATCCTGCCGGACCTCCCGCGAGCGGACGAGTACGACCAGATCCGGATGCGCGTCGCGCCCAATCCCAACGGCCCGTGGCATCTCGGCCACGCCCGGATGCCCGCGGTCATCGGGACGTACAAGGAGCTGTACGACGGCTGGTTCTGCGTCCGGTTCGACGACACCGACCCCGAGACGAAGCGCCCCGATCTCGACGCCTACGACGAGATTCTCGACGCCATCGAGTATCTCGGCTTCGAGCCCGACGAGACCTATCTCGCCAGCGACCGCGTCGAGACGTACTACGAGCACGCCCGCGAACTGATCGAGGCCGGCGGCGCGTACACCTGCTCGTGTTCCGGCGAGGAGTTCTCGAATCTCAAGAACTCGGGCGAGGCCTGTCCCCACCGCGACAAGGACGTAGAGACCACCCGCGAGGAGTTCGAGGCGATGGTCGACGGCGAGTACGACAGCGGCGAGATGGTCCTGCGCGTCAAGACCGATATCGAGCACAAAAACCCCGCACTCCGGGACTTCGTCGCGTTCCGGATGGTCGACACGCCCCACCCGCGCGAGGAAGCCAGCGAGTACCGCTGCTGGCCGATGCTGGACTTCCAGAGCGGCATCGACGACCACCTGCTGGGCATCACCCACATCATCCGCGGTATCGACCTGCAGGACTCCGCCAAGCGCCAGCAGTTCGTCTACGACTACTTCGGCTGGGAGTACCCCGAAGTGATCCACTGGGGCCACGTCCAGATCGACGCCTACGACGTGAAGATGAGCACGTCGACGATCAAGGAACTGATCGACGACGGCGAACTGGACGGCTGGGACGACCCGCGTGCGCCCACCCTCGCAAGCGTCAGCCGGCGGGGCATCCGCGGCGACGCCATCACCGACGCGATGGTCGAGCTTGGAACCTCGACGAGCAACGTCGATCTGGCCATGTCGTCGGTCTACGCCAACAACCGCGACCTTGTCGACGACGAGGCGGACCGCTACTTCTTCGTCCGCGAGGGAACCGAAGTCGCGCTGACCGGCGACGGGCCCGACGAGGCCACCCCGCAGCGCCACCCCGACCACGAGGACCGGGGCACCCGAGAGATCCCCGTCGGCGACGCCGTCGTCGTCGAACCCGAAGACCTGCCCGACCCCGAGGAGCGCGTCTGGCTGAAGGGTCTGGGCTGCGTGCGCTACACGCGCGACGCGTTCCAGTTCACCGGCGACGACATCGACGCCGTGCGCGAGGAGGGCGTCGACGTGATCCACTGGGCGCCCGCCGACGAGTCAGTCCCGGTACGGATGCGAACGCCCGAGGGCGACGTGGAAGGCGCCGCAGAACCCGAGTTCGCCGAGACCGACGCCGACGAGGTCGTGCAGTTCGAGCGCATCGGCTTTGCGCGAGTCGACCGCCACGACGACGAGGAGTCGGTCGCGTACTACGCACATCCCTGAGACGAGACCGCGATCGCGCTACCGTCTGTCGAGCGTCTCTCGGACCCTAATTCTCGCCGCCGCGGCACCTTCGGCACCGCTCTCGATTTCGGCGTCGACGCCGAACTCGCCGAGAAGTTCGATACTCGACTCGACGTGATCCGTGACTTCGGGAATCGCTATTTCGCCGCCCGCGAGCGCCAGCCAGACGAGCAACTGGTCGGCGAGGTGTCGGTCCACTACGGCCGCGCTTTCCTCGAACGTCCGGAACGATCGGACGGCATCCTCGCCGACACGTTCGGCGGGCTTTCCGCGCTCGCCCAGCGCGTCCGCGCCGGCGAGTGCGTTCTCGTAGTCGGCCCGGAACGTCAGCGCGGTGCCCGTCGAGTCGGCGTCGGCGTACGTCGCGCTGCGCTCGATCACGTCGACGCCATCGGGCAGCGCTGCGGCTGCACCACGGGCTTGGCGCTCGGCGACTTCGGCGTCCGCGAGATCAGCCGACGCTACCGAGTAGATGCGGACGCCGCGGCGCTCGCCCCTGTCTGTGAGTTGGATTTGCGTCGGCGTCGAGGGCGCCATCGAGAGCGTCGCGGCGCCGCCGCCGGCCGGGTAGAAGCCGCGCCGATCGACATCGAGCGCGGCCTGTACGTCGTGACGCCGAAGCAGCGGCAGTTTGACGTTCCGGACGGCGTCGATCGGCGGCGACCACTTCACGTCGGTGCCGCCGCGGATCGTGACCGCGAGCGGCCCGTCGATTGCGGCCGCCAGCGGGAGGACGGCGTCGAGTACGAGCGTCACGCTGCCGGCGGTCCCGACATCGACCTCGTACCGGCCGCCGGATGGCGAGTCCGGTTCGAACGTCAGCGTCTCGGCGCCGAGGTCGGCACCCTCGACGTCGGCGTCACAGACCGCGGCGAGAAGTTCGACGGCAGCGAGGTGCTGGTGCTTGAGGCCGGGGTCGTCGCGTGCACCCCGGACGTTTTCGATCCGGACCGATTCACCGGCGAGCGCGGCCAACGAGAGCGCCGAGCGGACGATCTGGCCGCCGCCGTCGGCGCCGTCGAGTTCGATCACGCTCCCGAGTACGCGGCGTCGAACAAAAAGCGACTCACGTCACCGCGAGCACGAACCCGACCAGCATCCCGAAGGTCAACAGTGCCTGAACTGCCGTCCCGCCGAGGATGCCGACGGTCGTCGCCGCCGCGGTTCGCAGCCCCCGACTGACGTCCTGGTGACGCCGCAGTTCCAGTAGAAAGACGGCGACGGCGACGCCGAAGATCATTCCGAGCGGGCCAGTAACCAGCAGTAGTGCGATCCCGACGACGCTGGCGACCGCGGAGACGCCCCACGACGCCCCGCCGGCCCGCGCCGAAACGGCGCTGGCGAGGAAGTCCGCCGAGAACGCGACGACGCCGACCAGCACCAAGCCGACGACGGTGATCGCCCCCGGTTCGGAGAAGCCGCTGTACGCCCAGTAGCCGAGCACCGCGGCGACGGAAATCGGCGGGCCGGGCGCCAGCGGGACGATGCTGCCGACGACGCCGACGATCAGCAGGGCGACGGCGACCAGCAACGCGACATCTACCATACCCGCCAGAAGGTCCGGAAGCCGTATAGGAATTGGCGTTCGGGCGGGTCGGTAGTGGCGCCCGATCGACCACCCGGAGCGGCGAGCGCAACGATTAGGGCCCGGCCCTCGCAAGCCCGTTGCATGACGAAAACCGCCGTGATCGTCGGTGCCTCGTCGGGAATCGGCCGAGCGCTCGCGCACGAACTCGCCGAGGCGGGCTACGATGTCGGCCTCACCGCCCGGCGTACCGAGTTGCTCGAAGAGATCGGCGCGGAACTACCCACCCACGCCTACGTCGCCACGATGGACGTGACCGACGCCGAGGACGCC containing:
- a CDS encoding HPP family protein — its product is MLRDTGLTGAYAGVLVGVLGAVAWASGNPFIFPSLGPTAFLLARSRTGAVVAPRRVIGGHAVGVVAGLAAHHLIAPGAALSVAAPALSTDVLRLAVAAAVSVAATSVGMLAADVNHPPACATTLIVSLGILPSLRSGAVVVAAVVVLVGVHRVALRARAAVLQAAGEASEA
- a CDS encoding glutamate--tRNA ligase, with translation MNDDLRERIEREAEKHALINAVKHESDADVGAIMGPLMGENPEFREHGDEIPGIAGGVIAEINGLSHEERRERLGEIAPEELNELDSEDDEEEEILPDLPRADEYDQIRMRVAPNPNGPWHLGHARMPAVIGTYKELYDGWFCVRFDDTDPETKRPDLDAYDEILDAIEYLGFEPDETYLASDRVETYYEHARELIEAGGAYTCSCSGEEFSNLKNSGEACPHRDKDVETTREEFEAMVDGEYDSGEMVLRVKTDIEHKNPALRDFVAFRMVDTPHPREEASEYRCWPMLDFQSGIDDHLLGITHIIRGIDLQDSAKRQQFVYDYFGWEYPEVIHWGHVQIDAYDVKMSTSTIKELIDDGELDGWDDPRAPTLASVSRRGIRGDAITDAMVELGTSTSNVDLAMSSVYANNRDLVDDEADRYFFVREGTEVALTGDGPDEATPQRHPDHEDRGTREIPVGDAVVVEPEDLPDPEERVWLKGLGCVRYTRDAFQFTGDDIDAVREEGVDVIHWAPADESVPVRMRTPEGDVEGAAEPEFAETDADEVVQFERIGFARVDRHDDEESVAYYAHP
- the rtcA gene encoding RNA 3'-terminal phosphate cyclase — protein: MIELDGADGGGQIVRSALSLAALAGESVRIENVRGARDDPGLKHQHLAAVELLAAVCDADVEGADLGAETLTFEPDSPSGGRYEVDVGTAGSVTLVLDAVLPLAAAIDGPLAVTIRGGTDVKWSPPIDAVRNVKLPLLRRHDVQAALDVDRRGFYPAGGGAATLSMAPSTPTQIQLTDRGERRGVRIYSVASADLADAEVAERQARGAAAALPDGVDVIERSATYADADSTGTALTFRADYENALAGADALGERGKPAERVGEDAVRSFRTFEESAAVVDRHLADQLLVWLALAGGEIAIPEVTDHVESSIELLGEFGVDAEIESGAEGAAAARIRVRETLDRR
- a CDS encoding DUF456 domain-containing protein, translating into MVDVALLVAVALLIVGVVGSIVPLAPGPPISVAAVLGYWAYSGFSEPGAITVVGLVLVGVVAFSADFLASAVSARAGGASWGVSAVASVVGIALLLVTGPLGMIFGVAVAVFLLELRRHQDVSRGLRTAAATTVGILGGTAVQALLTFGMLVGFVLAVT